Proteins encoded by one window of Streptomyces sp. ALI-76-A:
- a CDS encoding S-methyl-5'-thioadenosine phosphorylase yields MATKTNTARTIADIGVIGGSGFYSFLDDVTEIQVDTPYGPPSDSLFLGEVAGRRVAFLPRHGRGHHLPPHRINYRANLWALRSVGVRQVLGPCAVGGLRAEHGPGTLLVPDQLVDRTKSRAGTYFDGLPLPDGTVPNVVHVSLADPYCPAGRAVALKAARGRDWEPVDGGTLVVVEGPRFSTRAESLWHQAQGWSVVGMTGHPEAALARELELCYTTMTLVTDLDAGAETGEGVSHDEVLRVFAANVDRLRGVLFDAVAALPPTAERDCLCTRALGGMDPGVTLP; encoded by the coding sequence ATGGCGACCAAGACGAACACGGCCAGGACGATCGCGGACATCGGCGTGATCGGCGGCTCCGGCTTCTACTCGTTCCTCGACGATGTGACCGAGATCCAGGTGGACACCCCCTACGGGCCGCCCAGTGACTCCCTGTTCCTCGGTGAGGTCGCCGGCCGGCGGGTGGCCTTCCTGCCCCGGCACGGACGCGGCCACCATCTGCCGCCGCACCGCATCAACTACCGGGCCAACCTGTGGGCGCTGCGCTCCGTCGGGGTGCGCCAGGTCCTCGGCCCGTGCGCGGTGGGCGGCCTGCGCGCCGAGCACGGGCCGGGCACGCTGCTGGTGCCGGACCAGCTCGTCGACCGTACGAAGTCCCGGGCGGGCACCTACTTCGACGGGCTGCCGCTGCCGGACGGCACGGTGCCGAACGTCGTGCACGTGTCCCTGGCCGATCCCTACTGCCCGGCCGGGCGGGCGGTGGCGCTGAAGGCGGCCCGTGGGCGGGACTGGGAGCCGGTGGACGGCGGCACGCTGGTCGTGGTCGAGGGGCCGCGCTTCTCGACCCGTGCCGAATCGTTGTGGCACCAGGCGCAGGGCTGGTCGGTGGTGGGCATGACCGGCCACCCCGAGGCGGCGCTCGCCCGTGAACTGGAACTCTGCTACACCACGATGACCCTGGTCACCGATCTCGACGCGGGCGCCGAGACGGGCGAGGGCGTCTCCCACGACGAGGTGTTGCGGGTGTTCGCCGCGAACGTGGACCGGCTGCGGGGCGTGCTGTTCGACGCGGTGGCCGCGCTGCCGCCGACGGCGGAGCGGGACTGCCTGTGCACGCGGGCGCTGGGCGGGATGGACCCGGGCGTGACGCTGCCGTAA
- the mscL gene encoding large conductance mechanosensitive channel protein MscL has product MSEKKPSVWQGFKAFLMRGNVVDLAVAVVIGAAFTNIVNSVVKGIINPLVGAIGTKSLDSYSSCLESPCKVSADGTVTSGIPIMWGTVLGATLTFVITAAVVYFLMVLPMSKYLARMEARRKAKEGTQEVMEVTELEVLKEIRDALVAQQRQRGSGHTEQ; this is encoded by the coding sequence TTGAGCGAGAAGAAGCCGAGCGTCTGGCAGGGTTTCAAGGCCTTCCTGATGCGCGGGAACGTCGTCGACCTGGCGGTCGCGGTGGTCATCGGGGCCGCCTTCACCAACATCGTCAACTCGGTGGTGAAGGGGATCATCAACCCGCTGGTCGGAGCGATCGGCACCAAGAGCCTCGACAGTTACAGCTCATGTCTCGAGTCCCCGTGCAAGGTCTCGGCGGACGGCACGGTGACGAGTGGCATCCCGATCATGTGGGGCACCGTCCTCGGCGCCACCCTCACCTTCGTGATCACCGCGGCCGTCGTCTACTTCCTGATGGTCCTGCCGATGTCGAAGTACCTGGCCCGCATGGAGGCCCGCAGGAAGGCGAAGGAGGGCACGCAGGAGGTCATGGAGGTGACCGAGCTGGAGGTGCTGAAGGAGATCCGCGACGCGCTGGTCGCGCAGCAGCGGCAACGCGGCTCGGGCCACACCGAGCAGTAG
- a CDS encoding P1 family peptidase produces MTVDALTDVAGVRVGHATCTGEGWLTGTTVVLAPEGGAVAAVDVRGGGPGTKETDALDPRNLVRKVDAIVLTGGSAYGLDAASGVMAWLEERGRGVRVGPDPAHVVPVVPAACVFDLGRGGDFRARPGAATGRAAVEAAAASEVGAPVRQGCVGAGTGAAVGPLKGGVGTASTVLGSGITVAALVVANAAGSVTDPETGVLYGEFFQGRVEYPRAGVHEDALRRLAEVAATNAPPPLNTTLAVVATDADLSKAQAQKLAGTAHDGIARAVRPVHLLHDGDTVFALATGARPLGADDPLALNEILAAGADTVTRAIVNAVRAAEPSAGPGGVWPSYGELYGTR; encoded by the coding sequence ATGACAGTCGACGCGTTGACGGACGTCGCCGGAGTGCGGGTGGGACATGCCACGTGTACCGGCGAGGGGTGGCTCACCGGGACCACGGTGGTGCTCGCGCCGGAGGGCGGGGCCGTCGCCGCCGTGGACGTGCGCGGCGGCGGGCCCGGTACCAAGGAGACCGATGCCCTCGATCCGCGCAATCTCGTGCGGAAGGTCGACGCGATCGTCCTGACCGGCGGCAGCGCGTACGGGCTCGACGCGGCGTCCGGGGTGATGGCCTGGCTGGAGGAGCGGGGGCGGGGGGTGCGGGTCGGCCCGGACCCGGCGCACGTCGTGCCGGTGGTGCCCGCGGCCTGCGTCTTCGATCTGGGGCGCGGCGGTGACTTCCGGGCCAGACCGGGCGCGGCCACGGGGCGCGCCGCGGTGGAGGCGGCCGCGGCGAGCGAGGTCGGCGCGCCGGTGCGGCAGGGGTGCGTGGGCGCGGGCACGGGAGCCGCGGTCGGGCCGCTCAAGGGCGGTGTCGGCACCGCGAGTACCGTCCTCGGTTCGGGAATCACGGTGGCCGCGCTGGTGGTGGCCAACGCCGCGGGTTCGGTGACGGATCCGGAAACGGGTGTGCTGTACGGGGAGTTCTTCCAGGGGCGGGTGGAGTACCCGCGGGCGGGCGTCCACGAGGACGCGCTCCGGCGCCTGGCCGAGGTCGCGGCGACGAACGCGCCTCCCCCGCTCAACACCACACTCGCGGTGGTCGCCACCGACGCGGACCTGTCGAAGGCACAGGCCCAGAAGCTGGCCGGCACGGCGCACGACGGCATCGCGCGGGCGGTGCGCCCGGTGCATCTGCTGCACGACGGCGACACGGTGTTCGCGCTGGCGACCGGCGCACGTCCGCTCGGCGCCGACGACCCCCTCGCGCTCAACGAGATCCTCGCGGCGGGCGCGGACACCGTGACCCGCGCGATCGTCAACGCCGTGCGCGCCGCCGAGCCGTCCGCCGGTCCGGGCGGGGTGTGGCCGTCGTACGGGGAGTTGTACGGGACCCGGTGA
- a CDS encoding DUF6227 family protein, producing the protein MSVPYETAAYEPPESPESPEEHLARLLGRALNSFELPDETVRQLDCALAYDSSLHSAHHSAGLHRETYRHTWLLVDGSALTLWELVHNTAPGRAPQHEVYVDEEELRTATARLPLPPDAPDFELPVTVQLSPVHVPRHAYVPDDSADHARRLLRRAENPDRPGAETAALLATAFAHQITQAFGRPCRAGRARLCFSLYEHAFLLRDGEEISLWEVEHTATPDGRHMCEVYLSEDAARDAMERRASRVA; encoded by the coding sequence TTGAGCGTTCCGTACGAGACGGCAGCGTACGAACCACCCGAGTCGCCCGAGTCTCCGGAGGAGCACCTCGCGCGACTCCTCGGCCGTGCCCTGAACTCCTTCGAGCTGCCCGACGAGACGGTACGGCAACTGGACTGCGCGCTGGCGTACGACAGTTCGCTGCACTCCGCGCACCACAGCGCGGGGCTGCACCGTGAGACGTACCGGCACACCTGGCTGCTCGTCGACGGCTCGGCGCTCACCCTGTGGGAACTCGTCCACAACACCGCTCCGGGCAGAGCCCCGCAGCACGAGGTGTACGTCGACGAGGAGGAACTGCGGACCGCCACCGCGCGGCTGCCGCTGCCGCCGGACGCACCGGACTTCGAGCTGCCGGTGACGGTGCAGCTGTCCCCGGTCCACGTGCCCCGGCACGCGTACGTGCCGGACGACTCGGCGGATCACGCGCGCCGGCTGCTGCGCCGGGCGGAGAACCCGGACCGGCCGGGCGCGGAGACGGCGGCGCTGCTGGCCACGGCGTTCGCCCACCAGATCACCCAGGCCTTCGGCCGTCCGTGCCGCGCCGGCCGGGCGAGGCTGTGCTTCTCGCTCTACGAGCACGCCTTCCTGCTGCGCGACGGCGAGGAGATCTCCCTCTGGGAGGTCGAGCACACGGCGACGCCGGACGGGCGGCACATGTGCGAGGTGTACCTGAGCGAGGACGCGGCCAGGGACGCGATGGAGCGGCGGGCGTCGCGGGTCGCGTGA
- a CDS encoding MFS transporter, whose product MASTVTSRPGYGQLLRTRGAWTFLLPGFAARQPFAMLTVSIVLLVQHTTGSYGAAGAAAAVTGVSMAVFAPCTGRLADRYGQRTVLVPGVVVHALSGLTLTTLALAHAPLWALLAAAVPTGASTPQIGPMVRARWAAKLQDSPLMSTAAAFESVTDELTFVLGPLLATALCTAVDPAAGLVTEASLTLLGGLLFAAQKGTQPVVAGSGHARVEHASALRLPGVRVLIVAFLGIGSVFGGMQVSLAAFTESIGEPGLNGVLYGTFAAGNMLSGLVCGAVAWKVAPQRRLLVGYAALALTASGLWAAHSVLVLAGLGLLVGMCIAPALISGYTLVENLVPIGARTEAFTWLTGAVALGQAAAVTTAGQLEDRFWSGAGFLVPTGGTLLALATLLALRSRLAPAPRGRTVARGVGHRVPVAVD is encoded by the coding sequence GTGGCATCCACGGTCACCTCCCGCCCCGGATACGGGCAGCTGCTGCGCACCCGCGGCGCCTGGACGTTCCTGCTCCCCGGCTTCGCGGCACGCCAGCCGTTCGCGATGCTCACCGTCTCCATCGTGCTGCTCGTGCAGCACACCACCGGCTCGTACGGCGCGGCGGGCGCCGCGGCGGCCGTCACCGGTGTCTCCATGGCGGTGTTCGCGCCCTGCACCGGCCGTCTCGCCGACCGCTACGGGCAGCGCACCGTGCTGGTCCCGGGCGTCGTCGTGCACGCGCTGTCGGGTCTGACCCTGACGACTCTCGCGCTGGCCCACGCCCCCCTGTGGGCGCTGCTCGCGGCGGCCGTGCCGACGGGTGCCTCCACGCCCCAGATCGGGCCCATGGTGCGCGCCCGCTGGGCCGCGAAGCTCCAGGACTCGCCGCTGATGTCCACCGCCGCGGCCTTCGAGTCGGTCACGGACGAACTCACCTTCGTCCTCGGTCCGCTGCTGGCCACCGCGCTGTGCACCGCGGTGGACCCGGCCGCGGGCCTGGTGACGGAGGCGTCCCTGACGCTGCTGGGCGGGCTGCTGTTCGCCGCGCAGAAGGGCACCCAGCCCGTCGTCGCCGGCAGCGGGCACGCGCGCGTGGAGCACGCCTCGGCCCTGCGCCTGCCCGGAGTGCGGGTCCTGATCGTGGCCTTCCTCGGCATCGGCTCCGTCTTCGGCGGCATGCAGGTCTCGCTGGCCGCCTTCACCGAGTCGATCGGCGAGCCCGGTCTGAACGGCGTCCTGTACGGCACCTTCGCCGCCGGCAACATGCTGTCCGGCCTGGTCTGCGGCGCCGTCGCCTGGAAGGTGGCCCCGCAGCGGCGCCTGCTCGTCGGGTACGCCGCCCTCGCGCTGACCGCGTCCGGCCTGTGGGCCGCCCACTCGGTGCTCGTCCTGGCCGGCCTCGGCCTGCTCGTCGGCATGTGCATCGCACCCGCCCTGATCAGCGGCTACACCCTGGTCGAGAACCTGGTCCCGATCGGCGCCCGCACCGAGGCCTTCACCTGGCTGACCGGCGCGGTCGCGCTCGGCCAGGCCGCGGCCGTCACCACCGCCGGACAGCTGGAGGACCGCTTCTGGAGCGGCGCCGGATTCCTGGTGCCGACGGGCGGCACGCTGCTCGCCCTGGCGACCCTGCTGGCACTGCGTTCCCGGCTCGCTCCGGCGCCCCGCGGCCGGACCGTCGCACGTGGCGTCGGTCACCGCGTGCCGGTGGCAGTGGACTGA
- a CDS encoding FmdB family zinc ribbon protein: MPTYQYQCTECGEGLEAVQKFTDDALTECPNCQGRLKKVFSAVGIVFKGSGFYRNDSRSSSSSSSPASSSKSASTTSASSSESKSTSDSKSSSDSKPSSTGTSSSSSSAA, translated from the coding sequence GTGCCCACCTACCAGTACCAGTGCACCGAGTGCGGCGAGGGCCTCGAGGCGGTGCAGAAGTTCACCGATGACGCCCTGACCGAGTGCCCCAACTGCCAGGGCCGCCTCAAGAAGGTGTTCTCGGCGGTCGGCATCGTCTTCAAGGGATCCGGCTTCTACCGCAACGACAGCCGCAGCTCCTCGTCGAGCAGCTCTCCGGCGTCGTCCTCGAAGTCGGCGTCGACGACGTCCGCCTCGTCCTCGGAGTCGAAGTCGACCTCGGACTCGAAGTCCTCCTCGGACTCGAAGCCGTCGAGCACCGGCACCTCGTCCAGCAGCAGCTCCGCCGCATAG
- a CDS encoding Ig-like domain-containing protein, with protein MTTPDTVKRRAWGAGAVLMVGALTLTACGGSGDAEKDGKGGTDSPRTSAARILISAENGSTGASINSTGVKVTDGRLTDVRMTVAGTGEAVPGAISADGGAWKPKEQLERGTKYEVSVTAKDADGRTAAADSVFTTVSPANSFIGTYTPDEGTTVGVGMPVSFSFDKAISAKKAVQSRITVTSSSGQKVVGHWFGAQRLDFRPEDYWKTGSKVTMKIDLDGVEGANGVRGVQKKTVTFTVGRSQVSTVDVKTQSMTVVRDGRTLKKVPISAGNAKYPTYNGQMVISEKFVRTRMNSQTVNLGGEYDIPDVPHAMRLTTSGTFLHGNYWYSRSNPPFGREGTSHGCVGLADVKGGKGDTSAKWFYDSSLIGDVVIVKNSPDKTVAPDNGLNGWNMSWSEWAAGSAD; from the coding sequence GTGACAACGCCGGACACAGTGAAGCGGCGCGCATGGGGGGCCGGTGCCGTCCTGATGGTCGGTGCCCTGACCCTGACGGCCTGCGGCGGGAGCGGCGACGCCGAGAAGGACGGCAAGGGCGGCACGGACTCCCCGAGGACGTCCGCCGCGAGGATCCTCATCTCGGCGGAGAACGGTTCGACCGGTGCGTCGATCAACTCGACCGGCGTGAAGGTCACGGACGGCCGGCTGACCGACGTGAGGATGACGGTCGCGGGGACGGGGGAGGCCGTACCGGGGGCGATATCCGCCGACGGCGGCGCCTGGAAGCCGAAGGAACAGCTGGAGCGCGGGACGAAGTACGAGGTGTCGGTGACCGCGAAGGACGCGGACGGCAGGACCGCCGCCGCGGACTCGGTCTTCACCACCGTCAGCCCGGCGAACAGCTTCATCGGGACGTACACGCCGGACGAGGGCACCACGGTCGGGGTGGGGATGCCGGTGTCCTTCAGCTTCGACAAGGCCATCAGCGCCAAGAAGGCCGTGCAGTCGCGCATCACGGTGACGTCGAGCAGCGGGCAGAAGGTGGTCGGGCACTGGTTCGGCGCGCAGCGGCTCGACTTCCGGCCCGAGGACTACTGGAAGACCGGCTCGAAGGTCACGATGAAGATCGACCTGGACGGGGTCGAGGGCGCGAACGGCGTCCGCGGGGTGCAGAAGAAGACGGTCACCTTCACGGTCGGGCGCTCGCAGGTGTCCACGGTCGACGTGAAGACGCAGTCCATGACGGTCGTGCGGGACGGCAGGACCCTCAAGAAGGTGCCGATCTCGGCGGGCAACGCGAAGTACCCGACGTACAACGGGCAGATGGTGATCTCGGAGAAGTTCGTGCGGACGCGCATGAACAGCCAGACCGTGAACCTGGGCGGGGAGTACGACATCCCGGACGTGCCGCACGCCATGCGGCTGACCACCTCGGGGACCTTCCTCCACGGCAACTACTGGTACAGCAGGAGCAACCCGCCGTTCGGCCGCGAGGGCACCAGCCACGGCTGCGTCGGTCTCGCGGACGTGAAGGGCGGGAAGGGCGACACGTCCGCCAAGTGGTTCTACGACAGCTCACTCATCGGGGACGTGGTGATCGTCAAGAACTCCCCGGACAAGACGGTGGCCCCGGACAACGGGCTCAACGGATGGAACATGTCATGGAGCGAGTGGGCCGCGGGGAGCGCCGACTGA
- a CDS encoding fructose-specific PTS transporter subunit EIIC: protein MSEMITADLVDLDLSAETKEAAARALAERMVALGRVTDLEGFLADVAAREAQMPTGLDGGIGIPHCRSAHVTEPTLAFGRSAAGIDFGAPDGPADLVFLIAAPAGADDAHLTILSSLARQLMNAEFTDALRSAGDAATAAALIRGDEPAAAGAGASEDSVAAPAAASAGAATGTTDEGGDAGSAAASDGRPFRIVAVTSCPTGIAHTYMAAESLENAGREAGVELVVETQGSAGFTRLDPAVIAAADGVIFAHDVPVREKDRFAGKPTVDVGVKAGINKPAELIADVRGRAERGEVTVGAKGGTPVERAGESGDNYGTKLRKWLMTGVSYMVPFVAAGGLLLALGFAIGGWEINKAPSVMEHFSWTQVDSWGALLFQIGGVAFGFLIPVLAGYIAYGMADRPGLVPGFVGGMISSQIAAGFLGGLVAGLLAGAVVLAIQRVKIPPVLRGIMPVVVIPLISSLIVGFLMFVVIGKPIAEAQKGMTDWLSGLSGTNAILLGVLLGLMMCFDLGGPVNKVAYAFATAGIAVQDPSDSAMKVMAAVMAAGMVPPLAMALATTLRKKLFTPTERENGKAAWVLGASFISEGAIPFAAADPLRVIPASMAGGAVTGALSMAFGATLRAPHGGIFVVPLIGSPFLYLVAIAAGVCVTTALVVVLKSMRKPAPGAVTADPAEGPAAASTERKQPVAA from the coding sequence TCGCCGACGTGGCGGCCCGCGAGGCCCAGATGCCGACCGGCCTCGACGGCGGCATCGGCATCCCGCACTGCCGCAGCGCGCACGTCACCGAGCCGACGCTGGCCTTCGGGCGCAGCGCCGCCGGGATCGACTTCGGCGCGCCGGACGGACCCGCCGACCTGGTCTTCCTGATCGCCGCGCCGGCCGGCGCGGACGACGCCCACCTGACGATCCTGTCCTCACTGGCCCGCCAGCTGATGAACGCCGAGTTCACCGACGCGCTGCGGTCGGCGGGCGACGCGGCCACCGCGGCCGCGCTGATCCGCGGGGACGAGCCCGCGGCGGCCGGCGCGGGCGCCTCCGAAGACTCCGTGGCGGCACCGGCGGCGGCCTCCGCCGGAGCCGCCACGGGTACCACCGACGAGGGCGGGGACGCCGGGTCCGCCGCGGCTTCCGACGGGCGTCCCTTCCGTATCGTCGCCGTCACCTCCTGCCCCACCGGTATCGCCCACACCTACATGGCGGCCGAGTCGCTGGAGAACGCGGGCCGCGAGGCGGGCGTCGAACTCGTCGTCGAGACACAGGGCTCGGCCGGGTTCACCCGGCTCGACCCGGCGGTGATCGCGGCGGCGGACGGAGTGATCTTCGCCCACGACGTGCCCGTACGGGAGAAGGACCGCTTCGCCGGGAAGCCGACCGTCGACGTCGGCGTGAAGGCCGGCATCAACAAGCCCGCCGAACTGATCGCCGACGTGCGCGGCCGGGCCGAGCGCGGCGAGGTCACCGTAGGCGCCAAGGGCGGTACGCCGGTCGAGCGGGCCGGTGAGTCCGGCGACAACTACGGCACCAAGCTCCGCAAGTGGCTGATGACCGGCGTGAGTTACATGGTGCCGTTCGTCGCCGCGGGCGGTCTGCTGCTCGCCCTGGGCTTCGCGATCGGCGGCTGGGAGATCAACAAGGCGCCCTCGGTCATGGAGCACTTCTCCTGGACCCAGGTCGACAGCTGGGGCGCGCTGCTGTTCCAGATCGGCGGGGTCGCCTTCGGCTTCCTCATCCCGGTCCTCGCCGGATACATCGCGTACGGGATGGCGGACCGCCCCGGTCTCGTCCCCGGGTTCGTCGGCGGAATGATCTCCTCGCAGATCGCCGCGGGCTTCCTCGGCGGCCTGGTCGCCGGTCTGCTGGCGGGTGCGGTGGTCCTCGCGATCCAGCGCGTCAAGATCCCGCCGGTACTGCGCGGCATCATGCCGGTGGTCGTGATCCCGCTGATCTCCTCGCTGATCGTCGGCTTCCTGATGTTCGTCGTGATCGGCAAGCCGATCGCCGAGGCCCAGAAGGGCATGACGGACTGGCTCTCCGGCCTCTCCGGGACCAACGCCATCCTGCTGGGTGTCCTGCTCGGCCTGATGATGTGCTTCGACCTCGGCGGACCGGTCAACAAGGTCGCCTACGCCTTCGCCACCGCCGGCATCGCCGTCCAGGACCCCAGCGACTCGGCGATGAAGGTCATGGCCGCCGTGATGGCCGCGGGCATGGTCCCGCCGCTGGCCATGGCGCTCGCGACCACCCTCCGCAAGAAGCTCTTCACGCCGACCGAGCGCGAGAACGGCAAGGCCGCCTGGGTCCTGGGCGCCTCCTTCATCTCCGAGGGCGCCATCCCGTTCGCCGCGGCGGACCCGCTGCGCGTCATCCCGGCCTCGATGGCGGGCGGCGCGGTCACCGGCGCCCTGTCGATGGCCTTCGGTGCCACGCTGCGCGCCCCGCACGGCGGCATCTTCGTGGTCCCGCTGATCGGCAGCCCGTTCCTGTACCTGGTCGCCATCGCGGCGGGCGTGTGCGTCACGACGGCGCTGGTCGTCGTCCTGAAGAGCATGCGCAAGCCGGCGCCCGGGGCGGTGACCGCCGACCCGGCGGAGGGGCCGGCGGCGGCCTCGACGGAACGGAAGCAGCCCGTCGCCGCCTGA